A region of the Gemmatimonadota bacterium genome:
GAGAGAGTCGGGAGCCATCGAGCAGGACGCGGATGTCGTGATCTTTATCCACCGGCCGGAAGTCTACAACCAGACGCCGGAGAATGAGGGCATCGCGGAGATCATCGTCGGGAAGCAGAGAAACGGTCCCATCGGTACGGTGACTCTTGCCTTCCGAAAGCAGTTCACCCGTTTCGAAAATCTCTCGAAGGGCCGGGAGTAGCTGGTGGGTCGGCAGGTGGGGGCCGTGATCGTCGCTGCGGGGCGCGGTGAGCGTATGGGCGGCGTGGACAAGATGCTGGCGCCGCTGGCCGGGGAACCGCTTCTCCTTCATTCGATTCGTGCTTTCCACGATTGTGAAGCGGTGGCGGAGGTCGTGGTCGTCACGCGCGAAGATCTGTTGGAGCCGGTGCGGCAGATGGTGGAGACGCCGGAGTTCCCGCGAGTCCGGCGTGTTGTCCCCGGGGGGAGAACGCGCGCGGAGTCTTCCCGCCATGGACTGGCGGCGCTCTCGGGTGAGATCGCGGTGGTCCTCGTTCACGACGGCGCACGCCCGCTCATCTCCGACGCACTGATTCACCGCGTGGCGGAAGCGGCGGAGGAGACAGGTGCGGTGCTCCCGGGGATTGCTCCCGTCTCCACGATCAAGCGTGCCGAAGGCGATGTCTGCGCGGCGACGCTGGATCGCGCCTCGCTGCGCGAAGCCCAGACGCCGCAGGGGTTTCGCAGAGAAGTGCTGGCGCGTGCGATGGCGGCGGACGCGCGGGACGGATCGAACCCGACCGACGAAGCCTCGTCGGTGGAGCGGAGCGGCACGCCGGTGGCGCTGGTGGAGGGGGAACGCCGCAATCTGAAAGTGACCGTCCCCGAGGATCTGGCGATCGCGGAGACCATCCTGGCCGGGGGGCGGCCCGTTCGTGCGCTCAGGGTCGGCGTGGGTGTGGACACGCATCGTCTGGAGCCGGGGTGTCCGCTGGTGCTCGGCGGCGTGACCATCCCCTTCGACCGGGGGCTCGCGGGGCATTCGGATGCGGATGTGCTCTCGCACGCGGTCTGCGACGCGCTGCTCGGTGCGGCGGCGGCCGGAGACATCGGCGACCACTTCCCTGACGACGATCCACGCTGGAAGGGCGTGTCCGGGGCGGATCTTCTGCGGCGAACGGTGGCGATCCTCCGCGAATCCGGATACGGTCCCGCCCATGTCGACGCGACGGTATCGGCGGAGAAACCCAGACTCGCCCCTCACCGCGCGGAGATGGTCGCGAATATCGCGGACGCGCTGGGCCTCTCGCCGGACCGGGTCTCCGTGCAGTTCACGACCACCGAAGGCCTGGGGTTTGTCGGACGCGGAGAGGGCATGTCCGCGACGGCGGTGGCCCTTCTGGAGGAATCCCTGTTTGGGGTGGAGGCGGAATGAACGAGAACCCGGGAGTGACCGTCCGGGGAGCCCGGCTTTCGGATGAGGACGGACTCCTTGCGCTGGCCGAGAAGGAGATGGTCTCGCAGGAAGCGCTCGACGCCCGGTTTGCGGTTCGCGCGGATGCACGGAGCCACTATGCGCTCTACCTGCGCCGCCAGATGCGCGGTCCGGACTCTTCGGTCTTCGTGGCGTGCCGGACGAACGGAGGCAAGGAGGAGGTCGCGGGGTTGATGGTCGCGGGAATCCGAAGACAGGAGTCTATCTTCGAACTTCGGCGGTACGGCTACATCTCCGATCTCATTGTCGCGGAGGAACTGCGAGGCCGGGGTGTCGGACGCGCGCTCTATGACAAGGCCGGAAGCTGGATTGCCGGACACGGGGTTCCGGTTCTTCGAATGCATGTGGCCTCTCGAAGCGAATCCGCCCGGGGCTTCTGGAGAGCCATGGGGGCAACGCCGTTTCTGGAAGAGTGCTGGATAGACCTGGCGCCTTCGGACGAGGCCCGTCCCGGAGGGAGCGGAATGGCGTCGCCGACCGGGGGGAAGTGACCATGCGCGTCCGATTCGCACCCAGTCCCACGGGGACGCTTCATGTCGGCGGCGCGCGCACCGCGCTGTACAACTGGGCTCTCGCGCGGGCATCGGGCGGGACGCTGATTCTCCGTGTGGAGGATACCGACGAGGAGCGTTCCACTCCCGAGAGCGAAGAGTCCGTGCTGGCGGATCTCCGCTGGCTTGGTATCGGCTGGGATGAAGGGCCGGATGTCGGCGGCGCCCACGCTCCGTATCGACAGTCGGAGCGGGTCGGGCTTCATCGGGAGGCGGTGGAGGAGTTGCTCGCCTCGGGCGCGGCTTACCGGTGCTGGGCGACCGACGCGGATCTGGACGCCGCGCGGGAGAAGGTGCGGGCGGCGGGTGGATCCTACCGGCACGACCGGACGCGGCATGACATCTCGCCCGACGAAGAGGAGCGGCGGCTTGCGGCGGGAGAACACCCCGCGGTGCGGCTGGCGGTTCCCGGGGGTGACTCTGTCCTGAAGGATCGCATTCGAGGAGAGGTGCGCTTCCCGGAGGGGATGGTCGGTGACTTCATCCTCTTGCGCTCTTCGGGAGTCCCGACCTACAACCTTGCGTGTGCGCTGGATGACGCCGCCATGGGGATCACGCTCGTGGTGCGTGGCGAGGAACACCTGTCGAACACCGTCAAGCAGCGCCTGGTGCTGGAAGCACTCGGGCGGGAGGTTCCGGAGTACGCGCACCTTCCGCTGATTCTCGACACCGACCGGTCCAAGCTGTCAAAGCGGTCCGGGGGCGCGACGGTTCGCGAACTCAGGGAGCGCGGGTTTCTTGCGGAAGCGGTCGTCAATGTGCTGGCACTCCAGGGATGGCATCCGGAAGGCGACGAAGACCGGTTCTCCCCGCGGGAGTTTGTGGAGTCGTTCGATCTCTCCAAAGTGCGGAAGGCGGCGGGCATCTACGATATGGAACGGATGCGTGCGCTGAACGGGAACTGGCTTCGGGAAACCCCGCCGGAGGATCTGGCGGATCGCCTGGCGCCGTTTCTGGCGGCACGCGGACTGGATCCGGCGCTGGCCGCTCGTGCCGCGGCGTGCTTCGCTTCAGGAGCGCATGATCTGGCGGAGGTCGCGGAAATCGCCTCGGGATTCTCGGCCTCCCCGGAAGTGGCGCCGCTTCCGGACGGGCTGGACGAAGAAGAGGCCGCGCGGGCGCTGGATGCGGTGCGGACCGGACTGGGTTCTGTGGAGGCGGAACCTCCGGCGGGGTTTCTGCGGCCGCTCATCCGCGAAGCGGGACGCGAGGCGGGCGTGAAGGGGCGGGCACTCTTCCTTCCGGTGCGACTGGCACTGACGGGCGCGGAACACGGCCCGGACCTTCCGCACATCGGCGACTGGCTGGGCCCCGCGCAGTGCGAGGACCGAATCGGGCGCGCGCTGGCCGCGTGGCGCGGTGCGGAGGAGTCCGCGTGAAGCGAACCGTGGGCGTGATGATGGGCGGAGACTCCCGGGAACGCGAAGTGTCCCGCGCTTCCGGAGTCGCGGTGGCGCGTGCGCTCAGCGCCCGGGGGCATCGTGTGACGCTTCTGGATACGGAGCATGGCGTCGTTCCCGTGCCGTCGGGCGGCGGTCCGGGACCGGGGCCGACTCCCCCCCGCGCCTCGGACGCGGTCGGTTCCGCGCCGGACCGTCTCATTCGGTGGGTGGAACTTCTCCGCGACGCGGAGGTGGTCTTTCCCGCGCTTCACGGAGGCTGGGGAGAGGACGGGACCATCCAGGCGGTGCTGGAACTGGCGGGGATCCCCTGCGCGGGGAGCGGTGTGGCGGCCAGCGCGCTGGCGATGGACAAGGAACGCTCCAAACGCATTTTCCGCGATGCGGGCATCCCGACCCCGCCCGGCGGAGCGTTGACGGTGCACCCGGGGACTCCCCCGGATGCGGAGGAACTCGCCCGGGCGGCGGCGGCGGCCGGTTCGCCGGATCTCGTCGTCAAGCCGGCGCGGGAGGGTTCGACCGTGGGGCTGACTCTCGTGAAGGACGGGCAGGGGCTTGCGGACGCCGTGACGCGGGCCGGGCTCTGCGGGGATCGTGTTCTGGTGGAACGCTTCATTCCGGGAAGGGAACTGACGGTCGGGGTCCTGGAGGGGCGGGCACTTCCCGTGGTGGAGATTGTCCCAGAGGGAGGGCTCTACACCTACGAGGCCAAGTACACGGGCGGGAAAAGCGAGTACCTGGCACCCGCGCCGCTGGGTTCGGATGAGGCCGGGAAGCTCGCCCAGGCGGGGGAGCGTGCGTTTGCGGCCCTCGGTTGCGAAGGCTTCGGCCGCGCGGACTTCCGGCTCTCCCCGGACGGCGGAATCTGGTGTCTGGAGGTGAACACGCTTCCCGGGATGACCGGGCTGTCGCTTGTGCCGATGGCCGCGGCCGCGGACGGCATTTCCTTCGAAGAGCTGGTGGAGAGGATCGTGGAAGACGCAATCCGCCGTGCGGGGCAAACCCCGTCGGCGACGACGGGGGGCGGTGTGTGAACGCATTCGTGGAGTTGTTCGGGGGCGTACGCCCCGTGATCGGGATGGTTCACCTGGCGGCCCTTCCCGGGAGCCCTTCCGGCGGGGACCTGACCCCGGTGCTTGCGGCCGCGCTGACTGACGCGGAAGCACTTGCCGCGGGCGGGGTCGACGGAATGATCGTGGAGAACTTCGGAGATGTCCCCTTCACCGGGGGGCGGGTGCCGCCCGCGACCGTGGCGTCGATGGCGGTTGTCTGCCGGGAGATCCGGCGCGCCCACAATGTGCCGCTGGGCGTGAATGTGTTGCGAAATGATGCGGCGGCTGCGCTGTCGGTGGCCGCGGTCACGGGCGCGGACTTCATTCGCGTGAATGTCCATGTCGGTGCGGTGGTGGCGGATCAGGGCGTCATCGAAGGGCGCGCGCGGGAGACGCTTGCGCTGCGTGAGTCGCTTGCTCCCCCGGTGCTGATCTTCGCGGATGTCGCCGTGAAGCACTCGCGCCCGCTGGGGATGCCGGGCCCGGGGCACATCGCCAACGAAGCCCGCGACGCATTCCACCGCGGCCGGGCGGATGCGCTCATCGTGTCAGGAGAGGCGACAGGCTCCGCAGCGGATGCGTCGAGCGTGGCCGCCCTTCGCGAAGCCGTGCCGGATGCGCCCATTCTTCTGGGGTCCGGGGTGACCGCGGAGAATCTGGAGGAGTACTGGTCGGTCGCCGACGGGGTGATTGTGGGCTCCTCACTGGAAAAGGGAGGCGTGGGCGGGGCACCGGTGGAAGAGGCCCGCGTCCGGGCGTTCATGGAGGAAGCGGCGCGGCTTCGGCGCGAGTCCGGGGCTTCGCCGGGAGGGGGCGCGTAATGGGGCTCTCGATCTTCGACACGATGCGACGCCGGAAGATCCCCTTCGAGCCGGTCGTTCCCGGGAAGGTCGGGATGTACTTCTGCGGGATGACCGTGCAGGGGGTGCCCCATGTCGGGCATATGCGGGCGTATACCGTCGCGGATGCCATGCGGCGGGTCCTCCGTGCCCGAGGGTACGAGGTGACGCTGGTTCAGAACTTCACCGACATCGACGACAAGATCATTGCGAAGGCTGCCGAGGAGGGCGTGCCCTGGCAGGA
Encoded here:
- the ispD gene encoding 2-C-methyl-D-erythritol 4-phosphate cytidylyltransferase; translated protein: MGRQVGAVIVAAGRGERMGGVDKMLAPLAGEPLLLHSIRAFHDCEAVAEVVVVTREDLLEPVRQMVETPEFPRVRRVVPGGRTRAESSRHGLAALSGEIAVVLVHDGARPLISDALIHRVAEAAEETGAVLPGIAPVSTIKRAEGDVCAATLDRASLREAQTPQGFRREVLARAMAADARDGSNPTDEASSVERSGTPVALVEGERRNLKVTVPEDLAIAETILAGGRPVRALRVGVGVDTHRLEPGCPLVLGGVTIPFDRGLAGHSDADVLSHAVCDALLGAAAAGDIGDHFPDDDPRWKGVSGADLLRRTVAILRESGYGPAHVDATVSAEKPRLAPHRAEMVANIADALGLSPDRVSVQFTTTEGLGFVGRGEGMSATAVALLEESLFGVEAE
- a CDS encoding GNAT family N-acetyltransferase; its protein translation is MNENPGVTVRGARLSDEDGLLALAEKEMVSQEALDARFAVRADARSHYALYLRRQMRGPDSSVFVACRTNGGKEEVAGLMVAGIRRQESIFELRRYGYISDLIVAEELRGRGVGRALYDKAGSWIAGHGVPVLRMHVASRSESARGFWRAMGATPFLEECWIDLAPSDEARPGGSGMASPTGGK
- the gltX gene encoding glutamate--tRNA ligase; translated protein: MRVRFAPSPTGTLHVGGARTALYNWALARASGGTLILRVEDTDEERSTPESEESVLADLRWLGIGWDEGPDVGGAHAPYRQSERVGLHREAVEELLASGAAYRCWATDADLDAAREKVRAAGGSYRHDRTRHDISPDEEERRLAAGEHPAVRLAVPGGDSVLKDRIRGEVRFPEGMVGDFILLRSSGVPTYNLACALDDAAMGITLVVRGEEHLSNTVKQRLVLEALGREVPEYAHLPLILDTDRSKLSKRSGGATVRELRERGFLAEAVVNVLALQGWHPEGDEDRFSPREFVESFDLSKVRKAAGIYDMERMRALNGNWLRETPPEDLADRLAPFLAARGLDPALAARAAACFASGAHDLAEVAEIASGFSASPEVAPLPDGLDEEEAARALDAVRTGLGSVEAEPPAGFLRPLIREAGREAGVKGRALFLPVRLALTGAEHGPDLPHIGDWLGPAQCEDRIGRALAAWRGAEESA
- a CDS encoding D-alanine--D-alanine ligase, producing MKRTVGVMMGGDSREREVSRASGVAVARALSARGHRVTLLDTEHGVVPVPSGGGPGPGPTPPRASDAVGSAPDRLIRWVELLRDAEVVFPALHGGWGEDGTIQAVLELAGIPCAGSGVAASALAMDKERSKRIFRDAGIPTPPGGALTVHPGTPPDAEELARAAAAAGSPDLVVKPAREGSTVGLTLVKDGQGLADAVTRAGLCGDRVLVERFIPGRELTVGVLEGRALPVVEIVPEGGLYTYEAKYTGGKSEYLAPAPLGSDEAGKLAQAGERAFAALGCEGFGRADFRLSPDGGIWCLEVNTLPGMTGLSLVPMAAAADGISFEELVERIVEDAIRRAGQTPSATTGGGV
- a CDS encoding BtpA/SgcQ family protein, yielding MNAFVELFGGVRPVIGMVHLAALPGSPSGGDLTPVLAAALTDAEALAAGGVDGMIVENFGDVPFTGGRVPPATVASMAVVCREIRRAHNVPLGVNVLRNDAAAALSVAAVTGADFIRVNVHVGAVVADQGVIEGRARETLALRESLAPPVLIFADVAVKHSRPLGMPGPGHIANEARDAFHRGRADALIVSGEATGSAADASSVAALREAVPDAPILLGSGVTAENLEEYWSVADGVIVGSSLEKGGVGGAPVEEARVRAFMEEAARLRRESGASPGGGA